One genomic window of Muntiacus reevesi chromosome 4, mMunRee1.1, whole genome shotgun sequence includes the following:
- the TMTC3 gene encoding protein O-mannosyl-transferase TMTC3: MENMADINLKEVTLIVGVVAVCYWNSLFCGFVFDDVSAILDNKDLHPSTPLKTLFQNDFWGTPMSEERSHKSYRPLTVLTFRLNYLFSELTPMSYHLLNMIFHAVVSVIFLKVCRLFLNNQSSMIASLLFAVHPIHTEAVTGVVGRAELLSSIFFLAAFLSYTKSKGPDNSIAWTPIALTVFLVAVATLCKEQGITVVGICCVYEVFIAQGYTLPLLCTTAGQFLRGKGSIPFSMLQTLIKLIVLMFSTLLLVVIRVQVIQSQLPVFTRFDNPAAVSPTPTRQLTFNYLLPVNAWLLLNPSELCCDWTMGTIPLIESFLDVRNLATFIFFCFLGALGVFSLRYPSNSSKTVLMALCLMALPFIPASNLFFPVGFVVAERVLYVPSMGFCILVAHGWQKISNKSVFKKLSWVCLSLVIFTHALKTLHRNWDWESEYTLFMSALKVNKNNAKLWNNVGHALENEKNFERALKYFLQATHVQPDDIGAHMNVGRTYKNLNRTKEAEESYMTAKSLMPQIIPGKKYAARIAPNHLNVYINLANLIRANESRLEEADQLYRQAISMRPDFKQAYISRGELLLKMNKPVKAKEAYLKALELDRNNADLWYNLAIVHIELKEPNDALKNFNHALELNPKHKLALFNSAILMQESGEVRLRPEARKRLLSYINEEPQDANGYFNLGMLAMDDKKDSEAEMWMKKAIKLQADFRSALFNLALLYSQTAKELMALPVLEELLKYYPDHIKGLILKGDILMNQKKDIYGAKKCFEKILEMDPSNVQGKHNLCVVYFEEKDLLKAERCLVETLALAPHEEYIQRHLSIVRDKISSSSFVEQPIFPAGKTSGVEGDKIPTENVKEIKSEPRPTQIIKTNDNKSQSKASKQLGKNIDKEIPHKTTKEIKEIEKKRVAALKRLEEIERILNGE; the protein is encoded by the exons gagAGAAGCCACAAGTCTTACCGTCCCTTAACAGTATTGACATTTCGCTTAAATTATCTGTTCAGTGAACTAACACCAATGTCATATCATCTCCTAAATATGATTTTTCATGCTGTGGTTAGTGTGATATTTCTGAAAGTCTGCAGACTTTTTCTGAATAACCAGAGTAGTATGATTGCCTCTTTACTTTTTGCAGTGCACCCAATACACACAGAAGCa GTAACAGGTGTTGTAGGAAGAGCAGAACTTCTGTCATCTATCTTTTTTCTAGCTGCATTTTTGTCATATACTAAATCAAAAGGACCAGATAATTCCATAG CGTGGACTCCAATTGCATTGACAGTTTTTTTAGTGGCTGTTGCAACACTGTGTAAAGAACAAGGAATAACAGtcgtgggaatttgctgtgtatATGAAGTATTTATTGCCCAAGGG tataCTTTGCCATTGTTATGTACTACTGCTGGACAGTTTCTTCGTGGAAAGGGTAGTATTCCATTTTCTATGCTGCAGACACTAATAAAACTCATTGTTTTGATGTTCAGTACACTGTTACTTGTTGTGATTAGAGTCCAGGTTATTCAGTCGCAACTTCCAGTGTTCACCAG GTTTGATAACCCAGCTGCTGTAAGCCCAACTCCTACAAGGCAGCTGACTTTTAACTACCTGCTTCCTGTGAATGCTTGGCTTCTATTAAATCCTTCAGAGCTCTGCTGTGATTGGACCATGGGAACAATACCACTGATAGAGTCATTTCTAGATGTTCGAAATCTTGccacatttatctttttttgctttttgggagCTTTGGGAGTATTTAGTCTCAGATATCCTAGTAATTCCTCCAAGACTGTTTTAATG gCGCTTTGTTTAATGGCATTACCATTTATTCCTGCATCAAATCTTTTTTTCCCAGTTGGATTTGTTGTTGCTGAGCGAGTATTATATGTTCCTAGCATGGGGTTCTGTATTTTGGTAGCCCATGGATGGCAGAAAATATCAAACAAAAG tgtatttaaaaagtTATCCTGGGTTTGTCTATCTTTGGTGATATTCACTCATGCCTTAAAAACACTCCACAGGAATTGGGATTGGGAGTCTGAATATACGCTGTTTATGTCAGCCTTGAAG gtaaataaaaataatgccaaATTATGGAATAATGTGGGTCATGctctggaaaatgaaaaaaactttGAGAGAGCTTTGAAATACTTCTTACAGGCTACGCATGTTCAGCCAG atgatATTGGCGCCCACATGAATGTAGGAAGAACttacaaaaatttaaatagaaccaaagaagctgaagaatCTTACATGACAGCCAAGTCGCTGATGCCTCAA ATTATTCCTGGTAAAAAATATGCAGCCAGAATTGCACCTAaccatttaaatgtttatattaaccTGGCCAACCTGATCCGAGCAAATGAGTCCCGACTGGAAGAAGCAGATCAGCTGTACCGACAAGCAATAAGCATGAGGCCAGACTTCAAGCAGGCTTACATTAGCAG AGGAGAATTGCTTCTAAAAATGAATAAACCTGTCAAAGCAAAAGAAGCATATCTTAAAGCCCTCGAGCTGGACAGAAATAATGCAGATCTTTGGTACAACTTGGCAATTGTTCATATTGAACTTAAGGAACCAAATGATGCGCTGAAAAACTTTAATCATGCTTTAGAACTAAATCCAAAGCATAAACTAGCATTATTCAATTCTGCTATATTAATGCAAGAATCAG gaGAAGTTAGACTCAGACCTGAAGCTAGAAAACGACTTTTAAGCTATATAAATGAAGAGCCACAAGATGCTAATGGTTATTTCAATTTGGGAATGCTTGCCATGGATGACAAAAAGGACTCTGaagcagagatgtggatgaaGAAAGCCATAAAATTACAAGCTGACTTCAGAAGTGCTTTGTTTAATCTGGCTCTCCTGTATTCTCAGACTGCAAAGGAATTAATGGCTTTGCCAGTCTTGGAGGAATTACTCAAATACTATCCTGATCATATCAAGGGTCTCATTTTAAAGGGAGACATCCTGATGAATCAAAAGAAAGATATATATGGagcaaaaaaatgttttgaaaagatTTTGGAGATGGATCCAAGCAATGTGCAAGGAAAACACAATCTCTGTGTTGTTTATTTTGAAGAGAAGGACTTATTAAAAGCTGAAAGATGCCTGGTTGAAACATTGGCATTAGCACCGCATGAAGAATATATTCAACGCCACTTGAGTATAGTCAGGGATAAAATATCTTCATCTAGTTTTGTAGAACAACCTATATTCCCAGCTGGTAAGACTTCAGGTGTAGAAGGAGATAAAATTCCGactgaaaatgtaaaagaaataaaaagcgaGCCCAGACCtacacaaataataaaaacaaatgataatAAGAGTCAATCTAAAGCCAGCAAacaattaggaaaaaatatagaCAAAGAAATTCCccacaaaacaacaaaagaaatcaaagaaattgaGAAGAAAAGAGTTGCTGCTTTAAAAAGACTAGAAGAGATTGAACGTATTTTAAATGGTGAATAG